In the Bacteroidales bacterium genome, one interval contains:
- a CDS encoding cryptochrome/photolyase family protein, with protein sequence MHQIKNSYKYKTISLVFPHQLFEQNPCLARERPIWLIEEFLFFKQCKFHQQKIAFHRVTMKFYEK encoded by the coding sequence ATGCATCAAATCAAGAATAGTTATAAATACAAAACAATAAGTCTTGTTTTTCCTCATCAGCTATTCGAACAAAATCCATGCCTTGCCAGAGAAAGACCAATCTGGCTGATTGAAGAATTTCTATTTTTCAAACAATGTAAATTTCATCAACAGAAAATCGCTTTTCACCGAGTAACTATGAAATTCTATGAAAAGTAG
- a CDS encoding DUF4290 domain-containing protein encodes MFKDYNTTRKKLVLPEYGRNVQIMVDHLLTIEDRELRNKAAQTVIAVMGNLNPHLRDQSDFRHKLWDHLMIMADYKLDIDSPYEMPKKEVLEEKPNRIPYPSGEIRFRHYGKVVEMLAKEIMKVEDEQRRMEMLRNLANHMKKLYLTWNREQVSDEVIFNDLKEMIGQDIQFPPDMHLSETRELLAPKIRNKKRNNQRNKPR; translated from the coding sequence TTGCCAGAGTACGGCCGGAATGTGCAGATCATGGTCGATCACCTGCTTACTATCGAAGACAGGGAACTGCGCAACAAGGCGGCCCAGACGGTCATTGCCGTTATGGGAAACCTTAACCCCCACCTGCGCGACCAGAGCGACTTCCGGCATAAACTCTGGGACCACCTCATGATTATGGCCGACTATAAGCTGGATATCGACAGTCCTTACGAAATGCCCAAAAAGGAGGTGCTGGAAGAAAAACCCAACCGCATTCCTTACCCTTCGGGTGAAATCCGTTTCCGGCACTACGGAAAGGTTGTTGAAATGCTGGCCAAAGAAATCATGAAGGTGGAAGATGAACAGCGGCGCATGGAAATGTTGCGCAATCTGGCCAACCACATGAAAAAGCTTTATCTTACATGGAACAGGGAACAGGTAAGTGATGAAGTTATTTTCAACGACCTGAAGGAAATGATCGGACAGGACATTCAGTTTCCGCCCGACATGCACCTATCAGAAACACGGGAGCTTCTCGCCCCAAAAATCAGGAACAAGAAACGGAATAATCAACGGAATAAACCACGGTAA
- a CDS encoding SDR family oxidoreductase, which translates to MANYLIIGASSGIGQAIALQLAEAGHQVFGSFNKNEIHSEHPSLKYFRLNVLDEGFSLDFLPEAISGLVYSPGSINLRSFERIKPTDFIDDFQLQVIGAVKILQAVLPKMKKSEHASIVLFSTVAVQTGLPFHTMVSASKGAIEGLTKALAAEYAPKIRVNCIAPSITDTPLANPFLNTEQKRDASAQRHPLKRIGKPDDIASLATFLLSEEAGWITGQVIHADGGFSALRV; encoded by the coding sequence ATGGCTAACTACCTGATCATTGGTGCATCCTCGGGAATCGGCCAAGCTATTGCATTGCAATTGGCTGAAGCTGGACACCAGGTGTTTGGAAGCTTTAATAAGAATGAGATTCATTCTGAACATCCGTCTTTGAAATACTTTCGCCTCAATGTTCTCGATGAGGGCTTTTCACTTGATTTTCTTCCGGAAGCCATAAGCGGATTGGTTTACAGCCCTGGAAGCATTAATCTCCGGTCATTTGAGAGAATTAAACCAACTGATTTCATTGATGATTTTCAGTTACAAGTTATTGGAGCGGTAAAAATACTTCAGGCCGTTTTGCCAAAAATGAAAAAGAGTGAGCATGCTTCGATTGTTCTGTTTTCAACGGTGGCTGTTCAAACCGGATTGCCCTTTCATACTATGGTTTCAGCCTCCAAAGGAGCTATTGAAGGGTTGACAAAAGCACTGGCCGCGGAATATGCTCCGAAAATCCGGGTAAATTGTATCGCCCCTTCAATAACGGATACCCCTTTGGCAAACCCTTTTCTGAATACGGAACAAAAACGTGATGCAAGCGCACAAAGACACCCTCTGAAAAGGATTGGGAAACCTGATGATATTGCTAGTTTAGCCACGTTTCTCCTTTCGGAAGAAGCTGGGTGGATAACCGGACAGGTAATACACGCAGACGGTGGATTCTCTGCATTGAGAGTTTAG
- a CDS encoding PadR family transcriptional regulator has protein sequence MCNSNIYLKTIVLKILKEEGPMHGYALSRRVEELTEGKIRLSYGALYPVLHKLERGNILTKRSENYNNRVRIYYSLTPRGESLVSEKINEMKEFLESLRRIVELKSGLNYV, from the coding sequence ATATGTAATTCAAATATATATTTAAAAACCATAGTCCTGAAGATTCTCAAGGAAGAAGGACCAATGCACGGATATGCGCTTAGCCGGCGGGTTGAGGAACTTACAGAGGGTAAAATCCGGCTTTCCTACGGAGCGTTGTATCCGGTTCTTCATAAACTGGAAAGGGGAAACATATTGACTAAAAGATCAGAGAATTACAACAACCGGGTGCGGATTTACTATAGCCTCACTCCCCGGGGGGAATCTCTGGTTTCGGAAAAGATCAATGAGATGAAGGAATTTCTCGAATCTCTTCGGAGAATTGTAGAATTAAAGAGCGGCCTGAACTATGTATGA
- a CDS encoding LacI family transcriptional regulator: protein MPGSVNIRELARVLGLSITTVSRVLNGKAEEFRISKETCERVLQAAREMNYTPNSLARGLKLDKTETIGLIIPDIANPFFADIAKTIEQEARAKGYFIILCDSGENQEAEVELVRILKNRKVDGMIIAPVGLRSRHIEELYQSGFPVVIIDRYFPDLSVPYITTDNYQGAFDAVDHLIRHGHKRIACIQGLRGSQPNRDRVSGYLEALKRNHIPADQELIVGDSFSEENGYIQTRLLFSFEKPPDAVFALSNLISLGVIKAAREMGLQIPRDFSLVSFDEQPFSAYLVPPMTTIEQQKSEIGRLAVNVLLRYIQNPRPAKPVAIRLKARLIERDSVKQINIPSASSK from the coding sequence ATGCCTGGTTCTGTTAATATCCGTGAGCTGGCCAGGGTGCTGGGATTATCAATAACTACCGTTTCGCGCGTTCTGAACGGCAAGGCAGAAGAATTCAGAATCAGTAAGGAAACCTGTGAGCGGGTTTTGCAGGCAGCACGGGAGATGAACTATACCCCCAACAGCCTGGCGCGCGGACTGAAGCTCGATAAGACCGAAACCATCGGGTTGATTATACCTGATATCGCCAATCCCTTCTTTGCTGATATTGCAAAGACCATTGAGCAGGAAGCAAGGGCAAAGGGTTATTTTATCATTCTTTGCGACAGCGGAGAAAACCAGGAGGCTGAAGTAGAACTGGTGCGGATTCTGAAAAACAGGAAGGTGGACGGAATGATCATTGCTCCGGTTGGTCTGCGCAGCCGTCATATCGAAGAACTTTACCAATCGGGGTTCCCGGTTGTGATCATCGACCGTTACTTCCCTGACCTTTCCGTACCCTATATTACCACCGACAATTATCAGGGTGCATTCGACGCCGTTGACCATCTGATCCGGCACGGACACAAGCGCATTGCCTGTATCCAGGGCCTCCGTGGCAGCCAGCCCAACCGCGACCGGGTTAGCGGGTACCTTGAAGCCCTGAAAAGAAACCATATACCCGCCGACCAGGAACTGATTGTGGGGGACAGTTTTAGTGAAGAAAACGGATATATTCAGACCCGCCTTCTCTTCAGCTTTGAAAAACCTCCCGATGCCGTCTTCGCCCTCAGTAATCTGATTTCCCTGGGAGTGATCAAAGCTGCCCGCGAAATGGGGCTTCAGATACCCCGCGACTTTTCCCTGGTATCCTTTGATGAACAACCTTTCTCTGCCTATCTGGTACCTCCCATGACAACCATCGAACAGCAGAAAAGTGAAATAGGACGCCTCGCGGTAAATGTACTTCTCCGGTATATCCAGAACCCCCGCCCGGCAAAGCCGGTTGCCATCAGGCTAAAAGCACGGCTCATTGAAAGGGATTCGGTAAAACAAATAAACATCCCTTCCGCATCTTCAAAATAA
- a CDS encoding DoxX family membrane protein: MSKWSIPAIRISFAIIFIWFGILKPFDVSSAESLLKATVAWLPFGSPEFWLVAIGWWEVAIGITFLFQRTTKIAIALLFLQMIGTFMPLVFLPEVTFQNGNILTPSLEGQYIIKNVMIISAALVLGGQYYKSK, from the coding sequence ATGAGCAAATGGAGCATACCCGCCATCAGGATTTCGTTTGCCATTATTTTTATCTGGTTTGGAATCTTAAAACCATTTGATGTTTCTTCTGCCGAAAGCTTACTCAAAGCTACAGTGGCCTGGCTTCCTTTCGGTTCACCGGAATTCTGGCTGGTTGCCATAGGATGGTGGGAAGTGGCCATCGGAATCACCTTCCTGTTTCAGCGAACAACCAAAATAGCCATTGCATTGCTTTTCCTTCAAATGATCGGGACTTTCATGCCTCTGGTTTTTTTACCTGAGGTAACCTTCCAGAACGGAAATATTCTCACGCCGTCACTTGAAGGCCAATATATAATTAAGAACGTAATGATTATTTCAGCTGCTTTGGTTCTTGGAGGGCAGTATTATAAATCCAAATAG
- a CDS encoding ribokinase: protein MKPRILVIGSANVDMIIKVPHIPRPGETILGGDFFKVQGGKGANQAVAAARAGGNVIFAGCVGNDSLGADTLTCLKKEGIDVSFVKISPDKPTGVALINVAATGENSIAVAPGANHAVTPDDIQAIEHVIAEAQIVLLQHEIPVPAIRTAIEIASVHKIPVILNPAPAFPIASDLLSKIEYLTPNEHEAAMITG, encoded by the coding sequence ATGAAACCCCGCATTCTTGTTATTGGCAGTGCCAATGTTGATATGATTATCAAGGTACCCCACATTCCCAGGCCGGGAGAAACCATTCTCGGAGGTGATTTTTTCAAAGTCCAGGGAGGCAAAGGGGCCAATCAGGCTGTAGCGGCTGCACGGGCCGGAGGAAACGTCATATTTGCCGGTTGTGTGGGCAATGATTCCCTTGGAGCTGACACGCTTACCTGTCTGAAAAAGGAAGGTATTGATGTCAGCTTTGTAAAAATTTCGCCCGATAAACCTACCGGTGTGGCACTCATTAATGTGGCCGCCACCGGAGAAAACAGCATAGCGGTTGCACCGGGTGCAAACCATGCGGTTACACCGGACGACATTCAGGCCATTGAACATGTAATAGCCGAAGCACAAATTGTTTTGCTTCAGCACGAAATTCCCGTTCCGGCCATCCGCACAGCCATTGAAATTGCCTCAGTTCATAAGATTCCTGTTATTCTGAACCCTGCTCCGGCGTTTCCGATTGCCTCCGACCTGCTGTCAAAGATTGAGTATCTTACTCCGAATGAGCACGAAGCCGCCATGATAACTGGTC
- a CDS encoding multidrug DMT transporter permease, giving the protein MITIHSYSVAVLLCFVTMLCWGSWANTQKLATRKWSFPLFYWDYALGVLLLSLLFAFTLGSSGTEGRSFLSDLSQADAHSLILAFTGGVVFNLANLLLVAAIDIAGMAVAFPVGIGLALVIGVITNYVATPVGNAWLLFAGVALVTLAIVLDAIAYRKKQQGQTQTPIKGIVVSLIAGVLMGFFYRFVAASMITDFSMPEAGKLTPYSASVIFALGLLVSNFVWNTIFMYKPLSGEKVTYADYFAEKGLGLHLVGILGGVIWSIGFTLNIIASGKAGFAISYGLGQGATLIAALWGVIIWKEFKGVQKVTGLLGLMFLFYVIGLALIIAARLY; this is encoded by the coding sequence ATGATCACCATACATTCCTATTCTGTTGCAGTACTGCTGTGTTTTGTCACCATGCTGTGCTGGGGGTCATGGGCCAACACCCAGAAACTGGCCACCCGTAAATGGAGTTTTCCATTATTTTACTGGGACTATGCACTGGGAGTTCTTCTCCTCTCCCTGTTGTTTGCTTTTACCCTGGGCAGTTCAGGAACTGAAGGACGAAGCTTTCTTTCTGACCTATCCCAGGCTGATGCACATTCACTTATTCTTGCCTTCACCGGCGGCGTTGTGTTCAATCTGGCCAACCTTCTGCTGGTTGCAGCCATTGACATTGCCGGAATGGCAGTTGCCTTTCCGGTAGGAATTGGTCTTGCGCTGGTAATCGGCGTGATTACCAACTATGTTGCCACACCTGTGGGAAATGCCTGGCTCCTTTTTGCCGGTGTTGCACTCGTTACCCTCGCCATTGTACTTGACGCCATTGCGTATCGCAAAAAACAGCAAGGCCAGACACAAACTCCCATCAAAGGTATCGTTGTTTCGCTCATAGCCGGGGTGCTGATGGGATTCTTCTACCGGTTTGTCGCCGCTTCCATGATTACCGACTTTTCCATGCCTGAAGCCGGCAAACTTACACCTTATTCGGCCTCTGTTATCTTTGCTCTTGGCCTTCTGGTTTCCAATTTTGTATGGAATACCATTTTTATGTACAAACCTTTGAGCGGGGAAAAAGTAACCTATGCCGACTATTTTGCCGAAAAGGGACTTGGCCTGCATCTGGTAGGTATTCTGGGAGGTGTCATCTGGAGCATCGGCTTTACCCTGAATATCATCGCTTCCGGAAAAGCAGGATTTGCCATATCGTATGGACTCGGGCAGGGAGCTACTCTTATTGCAGCGCTCTGGGGAGTGATTATCTGGAAGGAATTTAAGGGAGTTCAGAAAGTTACCGGACTGCTCGGCCTCATGTTTCTTTTTTATGTTATCGGCCTGGCTCTGATTATTGCAGCAAGGCTTTACTAA
- a CDS encoding SRPBCC family protein yields the protein MAFYQLLKSQKLPVSIDVIWEFISSPGNLKEITPPYMGFLITSSTGNGKMYPGMIITYKVSPLLRLKINWVTEITHVREKEYFVDEQRIGPYSMWHHEHRIEPIAGGVLMTDIVTYQPPNGILGALANTLFIKKQLQRIFDYRANVLEKKFGVYKLQ from the coding sequence ATGGCTTTTTATCAACTACTTAAATCCCAGAAATTACCTGTTTCCATCGATGTGATATGGGAATTTATTTCATCGCCAGGTAACCTAAAGGAAATTACACCCCCCTATATGGGTTTTCTGATAACCAGCTCTACGGGGAATGGAAAAATGTATCCGGGCATGATTATTACATACAAGGTAAGCCCTTTGCTAAGATTAAAAATAAACTGGGTAACAGAGATAACGCACGTCAGGGAAAAAGAATATTTCGTTGATGAGCAAAGAATTGGACCTTACTCAATGTGGCATCACGAACATAGAATTGAACCCATTGCTGGTGGTGTACTAATGACCGATATTGTTACCTATCAGCCGCCCAATGGAATACTGGGAGCTTTAGCGAACACACTGTTCATAAAAAAACAATTGCAACGCATTTTTGATTATAGAGCAAATGTTCTGGAAAAAAAATTTGGTGTATACAAATTGCAATAA
- the murA gene encoding UDP-N-acetylglucosamine 1-carboxyvinyltransferase, which translates to MSTFVIEGGHSLRGEIVPQGAKNEALQVISATLLTPDKVTISNIPEIRDVLILIDLLRILGVEVNHVSHGVYSFQAKNIHPEALRSEEFKKLGSSLRGSVMVIGPLLARFGFGSIPQPGGDKIGRRRLDTHFLGLQQLGAHFTYHPDQHTYTIEAKNLHGGYILLDEASVTGTANIIMTAVLAKGTTTIYNAACEPYVQQLCHMLNRMGARISGIGSNLLTIEGVESLHGCEHRLLPDMIETGSFIGLAAMTQSEITIRNVSWQNLGIIPWWFSRMGIRFEKRDDDIYIPAQKEYEIDTFIDGSILTISDAPWPGFTPDLLSVMLVIATQAKGSVLIHQKMFESRLFFVDKLIDMGAQIILCDPHRATVIGLNRRFQLRGTTMTSPDIRAGVALLIAALSAQGKSIIHNIEQIDRGYEKIDERLNQLGAHIERIEP; encoded by the coding sequence ATGAGTACCTTTGTCATAGAAGGAGGCCATAGCCTCCGGGGTGAGATCGTACCACAGGGTGCCAAAAACGAAGCCCTGCAGGTAATCAGTGCAACACTTCTCACGCCCGACAAAGTAACCATATCCAACATTCCCGAAATACGAGATGTGCTCATACTGATTGATCTCCTTCGCATACTGGGAGTTGAGGTAAATCATGTCAGCCATGGGGTTTACTCGTTCCAGGCAAAAAACATCCATCCCGAAGCTTTGCGAAGCGAAGAATTCAAAAAACTCGGATCAAGTCTGAGGGGATCAGTGATGGTCATTGGCCCTCTCCTGGCCCGTTTTGGCTTCGGAAGCATCCCACAGCCGGGCGGAGATAAAATCGGACGTCGGCGGCTCGATACACACTTCCTCGGCCTCCAGCAGCTGGGTGCCCACTTTACTTATCATCCCGACCAGCATACCTATACCATTGAGGCAAAAAACCTCCATGGAGGGTACATTCTCCTGGATGAAGCTTCGGTTACCGGAACGGCCAACATTATTATGACGGCCGTGCTGGCAAAGGGAACCACCACCATCTACAATGCTGCCTGCGAACCTTATGTGCAACAGCTTTGCCATATGCTTAACCGCATGGGGGCTCGCATATCGGGAATAGGCTCCAATCTTCTCACCATCGAAGGAGTGGAATCACTTCATGGATGTGAACACCGCCTTCTGCCCGACATGATCGAAACCGGAAGCTTTATCGGTCTGGCCGCCATGACCCAATCAGAGATTACAATTAGAAACGTTTCCTGGCAAAACCTTGGTATTATTCCCTGGTGGTTCAGCCGCATGGGCATCCGGTTCGAAAAAAGGGACGATGATATCTATATCCCTGCCCAGAAAGAATATGAAATCGACACATTCATCGACGGCTCCATTCTTACCATTTCCGATGCACCCTGGCCAGGATTTACCCCCGACCTCCTGAGTGTGATGCTGGTAATTGCAACCCAGGCCAAGGGCAGTGTGCTCATCCACCAGAAAATGTTCGAAAGCCGCCTTTTCTTTGTCGACAAACTGATCGACATGGGCGCCCAGATTATCCTCTGCGATCCGCACAGAGCTACCGTCATCGGACTGAACCGCCGCTTCCAGCTTCGGGGAACCACTATGACCTCACCCGACATCCGTGCCGGCGTCGCCCTGCTGATTGCTGCCCTGTCGGCTCAGGGAAAAAGCATTATCCACAACATTGAACAGATTGACCGCGGATACGAAAAAATCGACGAGCGCCTCAACCAACTGGGAGCACATATTGAACGAATTGAGCCCTGA
- a CDS encoding TlpA family protein disulfide reductase, with protein sequence MRLQQMHSSNLLNKNYPMKQIALILAFSALIISCNRSSGNKQSGSSSPAGVVIGLEPGNQAPEIVLPSPDGKEIALSSLRGKMVLIDFWASWCPPCRAENPNLVKVYNEFKDKSFTKGQGFTVYSVSLDRSRDAWLRGIKEDNLNWPYHVSDLKFWNSEAAALYQVDGIPMNFLLDGNGIIVARGLRGELLRQTLLSLLK encoded by the coding sequence ATGAGGTTGCAACAGATGCATTCGTCTAATCTTTTAAACAAAAACTACCCTATGAAACAGATAGCCCTTATCCTTGCCTTTTCTGCTCTTATAATATCATGTAACCGATCATCGGGTAACAAACAGTCCGGAAGTTCTTCTCCGGCCGGAGTAGTAATCGGACTTGAACCCGGTAATCAAGCTCCGGAAATAGTGCTTCCATCTCCTGACGGAAAAGAAATTGCCCTTTCTTCCCTCCGCGGAAAAATGGTGCTAATTGATTTCTGGGCTTCGTGGTGCCCGCCCTGCCGAGCAGAAAACCCAAATCTGGTGAAAGTGTATAACGAATTCAAAGACAAATCCTTTACCAAAGGACAGGGTTTTACTGTGTACAGCGTATCCCTCGACCGCTCGCGTGATGCCTGGCTCAGGGGCATAAAAGAAGATAACCTGAACTGGCCTTACCATGTAAGTGACCTCAAATTCTGGAATTCTGAGGCTGCCGCTCTTTATCAGGTCGATGGCATTCCCATGAACTTCCTCCTCGACGGAAACGGAATTATTGTAGCCAGGGGTCTGCGCGGAGAATTGCTGCGGCAAACCCTCCTCTCTCTGCTTAAATAA